AAGTCGAAGGATCTCTCGTCCCCCACCCCCGTCATCCTGAGCGAAGTCGAAGGACTTCCCTCGTCTCCCACCCGCCGTCATCCTGAGCGAAGTCGAAGGATCTCTCGTCCCCCACCCCCGTCATCCTGAGCGAAGTCGAAGGATCTCTCGTCCCCCACCCCCGTCATCCTGAGCGAAGTCGAAGGATCTCTCGTCCCCTGGAACCACACTCCCGACGAAGCCCCAACCCCTCCGCAGCGAAGGGCCTCCGTGCCCTCCCGTCTCCACCCCTAAAAAAATCCGCCCCAAACCCCCTTGACAAATAAGAACATATGTTCTACTATCATGGATAAGCGGCACGTTTGGCAACGAGCGCGGGCCTGGGCAGCAACGGATTGTGCCCGGGCTGGTTACCCGTCATCCACACTCGGTGCTGGATCCCGGCTCTCCCGAGCGTCATGGTCGATCCCACCGCCATTTCGAGTCACAAGTTGTCAGTCGTCAGTCCTCGAGGATCGATTCACGGTGCCAAATGCTACACTCGCCATGTAGTCACAAATGTGGTCACATCAAGAGGAGCACTCCGATGACATCGGTCGGCGTTCGTGAGTTGAAAGAACACACCAGCGAGATCGTGCGTCGCGTCCGGGACAATGGCGAAACCATCGACATTACCTATCGCGGTGAGGTTGTGGCGACCCTTGTGCCCAAGCAGAAACGCTCTCAGGGGGAGAGCGATGCCTTTTGGGAGCGACTGGACAAGCTTCGACAAAACCTTGCCGCACAGATGGGTCCGGATCCGATCGATGTGGTGGAGCTTCTGAACGTGGAGCGCATGGAAATCTCGCCAGACGACGAGGATCTCCCGCCCATGCGCCGGGCGATTTCGTGATCGTTGTCGATACGAGTATCTGGCTTGCGGGGGTGCTCCCCGCAGATGTCCATTTTCGCGAGACCCAGCCGTTCATGGATCTCGTGCGCTTCGGTGATGTTCGCTTGCACGTTCCTGCGCATTTTCCGGCCGAATTCGCTGGGGTGCTTTCGAGAATTAGGGCGCCAGAGCAGGTCATTGCCGACATTCTCGAGATGATATCTTCGATCCAGCTGTTCACTCTTCATTCGATTTCATTGCCCCTGGGACTGCTGGCTGCCGACATCGCGCGGCATGCCAGCATTCGCGGTTCGGATGCCGTCTTTCTGGCGCTCGCAGCAACGCTCGATCTGCCGCTGGTTACCTGGGACAAGCAACAACGGGAGCGCGGTAAGTTGTTCTGCCGTACCATGACGCCGGTCGAAGCGATGGAGATGGCGGAATGACACACCCAATCCGGTTTGGCATCGTCTGCGGGCAGCGGGCGAGCTTCGCGGAGCTTTCCTACCGAATCGTCACCACCGAGCAAACCGGGTGGGACAGTTTCGATGTGGTCGATCACTTCTATGGGCTCTTCGATGTGCGCGAGCCGACCCACGAGGCCTACACCATGCTGGCGGCGCTCGCTCCCCAGACGAACCGGGTGCGGCTCGGGGTGATGGTGGCGGGGAACACCTATCGCAATCCGGTCTTTCTCCTGAAACAGGCGATGACCGTCGATGAAATCTCCGGCGGGCGGGTGACCTTCGGGGTGGGCGCCGGGTGGACCCGGCGCGAGCACGAGGCCTATAGCTGGGAGCTCTATGACCCGAAGACCAGAGTCGACCGGTTCGAGGAAGCGCTCGAG
This DNA window, taken from Thermomicrobiales bacterium, encodes the following:
- a CDS encoding type II toxin-antitoxin system prevent-host-death family antitoxin, coding for MTSVGVRELKEHTSEIVRRVRDNGETIDITYRGEVVATLVPKQKRSQGESDAFWERLDKLRQNLAAQMGPDPIDVVELLNVERMEISPDDEDLPPMRRAIS
- a CDS encoding type II toxin-antitoxin system VapC family toxin, whose product is MIVVDTSIWLAGVLPADVHFRETQPFMDLVRFGDVRLHVPAHFPAEFAGVLSRIRAPEQVIADILEMISSIQLFTLHSISLPLGLLAADIARHASIRGSDAVFLALAATLDLPLVTWDKQQRERGKLFCRTMTPVEAMEMAE